In a genomic window of Methylobacter sp. YRD-M1:
- the pheT gene encoding phenylalanine--tRNA ligase subunit beta codes for MQISEAWLRDYVNPAITTEELVEQLTMAGLEVDSVTPAAAVFSGVVIGEVLEMEQHPDADRLRVCKVAVGEAEPLQIVCGASNVRVGLKIPAALIGAVLPGDFKIKKSKLRGVESFGMLCSEKELGLAADASGLMELAADAPVGADIREYLSLNDSIIEVDLTPNRADCLSVEGIAREVAVLNRMNWSPTQVEKAAVSHQESLTVKVEAEDACPRYLGRLIKGVNTKAETPLWMQERLRRSGLRSLGPLVDVTNYVLIELGQPLHAFDADKLNGAVNVRWGKAGEQLSLLNGQVITLDPEALVIADDQQALALAGVMGGSESAVSDETQNVFLECAFFAPRSIAGKARRFGLHTDSSHRFERGVDPTLQERAIERATQLIVEIAGGSVGPVTEARAESALVKRPAVLLRRQRIEKILGIALADEEIAAIFQRLGMSVETQADGWQMTPPGFRFDIAIEADLIEELARIYGYNNLPRSSLLMRSELSKATEAVLDIDRLKDQLVDRGYQEAITYSFVDEEIQKAVAPDDIFISLKNPISSELAVMRTTLWCGLLNAALHNTNRQQNRVRLFETGLRFINEGGETQQQKMLAGLALGSVYAEQWGEKSRKVDFFDVKADVQAMFALTGCEVQFAPAKHAALHPGQTAEILSSAGERIGWLGMLHPTLEKQLGFDTQVFLFELDQNLLLNKHIPVFKPLSKYPSVRRDLALIVKEEISANDIINAVKGCAEQTLQDIVIFDVYRGKGVEEGYKSVALSLTIQDYSQTLTDSEIDAIFNRVLDTVMNKISAKLRD; via the coding sequence ATGCAAATTAGTGAAGCCTGGTTAAGAGACTACGTCAATCCGGCCATAACCACAGAAGAACTGGTCGAGCAATTGACTATGGCAGGCCTTGAAGTCGACTCCGTAACGCCTGCGGCGGCCGTATTCAGTGGCGTTGTCATCGGTGAGGTGCTGGAAATGGAACAGCATCCTGATGCAGATCGGCTCAGAGTGTGCAAAGTCGCTGTCGGCGAAGCCGAGCCTTTGCAGATTGTTTGCGGCGCCAGCAATGTACGCGTCGGACTCAAAATACCGGCAGCATTAATCGGCGCCGTATTGCCGGGCGATTTCAAAATCAAAAAGTCCAAGCTGCGCGGTGTGGAATCGTTCGGCATGCTCTGCTCGGAGAAAGAGTTGGGTTTGGCCGCTGACGCCAGCGGTCTCATGGAATTGGCGGCTGATGCCCCGGTAGGCGCCGATATTCGCGAATACCTGTCACTGAATGACAGCATTATTGAAGTCGATCTGACGCCTAACAGAGCGGACTGCCTGAGTGTGGAAGGCATTGCGCGTGAAGTGGCGGTTTTAAACCGCATGAATTGGTCGCCGACGCAGGTCGAGAAGGCTGCAGTCAGTCATCAGGAGTCATTAACAGTAAAGGTCGAGGCAGAAGATGCCTGCCCACGCTATCTGGGGCGATTGATCAAAGGCGTAAACACCAAAGCGGAAACGCCGCTGTGGATGCAGGAACGCCTGCGCCGTTCCGGCTTGAGAAGTTTGGGGCCCTTAGTCGATGTCACCAATTATGTGCTGATCGAGCTGGGCCAGCCTTTGCATGCTTTCGATGCCGACAAGCTGAACGGTGCTGTCAACGTACGCTGGGGTAAAGCGGGCGAACAGCTGTCTTTATTGAACGGTCAGGTGATCACACTTGATCCTGAAGCATTGGTCATCGCCGATGATCAACAAGCGCTGGCACTTGCCGGCGTCATGGGCGGCAGCGAGTCAGCCGTCAGCGATGAAACGCAGAACGTATTCCTGGAGTGCGCATTTTTTGCGCCACGAAGCATTGCCGGCAAAGCACGCCGGTTCGGCCTCCATACCGATTCATCGCACCGCTTCGAACGCGGCGTTGATCCTACCTTGCAAGAAAGGGCAATTGAACGCGCCACACAATTGATCGTTGAAATCGCAGGCGGCAGCGTAGGACCAGTTACCGAAGCAAGAGCCGAATCGGCATTAGTGAAACGTCCGGCTGTCCTGCTCAGACGTCAACGCATAGAAAAAATACTGGGCATTGCACTGGCTGATGAAGAAATCGCGGCGATTTTTCAGCGCCTGGGCATGTCAGTGGAAACTCAGGCAGATGGCTGGCAAATGACGCCGCCAGGCTTTCGTTTTGACATCGCCATCGAAGCGGATTTAATCGAAGAGTTAGCGCGCATCTATGGCTATAACAACCTGCCGAGAAGCAGTTTGTTAATGCGCTCCGAGTTAAGCAAGGCGACAGAAGCCGTGCTGGACATTGACCGTCTTAAAGACCAGCTGGTTGATAGAGGCTATCAGGAAGCCATTACCTATAGTTTTGTTGATGAAGAAATTCAGAAGGCAGTAGCGCCGGATGACATATTCATCAGTTTAAAAAATCCGATTTCCTCGGAATTAGCGGTCATGCGCACCACATTATGGTGCGGCCTGTTGAACGCGGCATTGCACAATACCAATCGCCAGCAGAATCGGGTGCGTTTGTTTGAAACCGGTCTGCGCTTTATTAATGAAGGCGGAGAAACCCAGCAGCAGAAAATGCTGGCGGGCCTGGCTTTGGGAAGCGTCTATGCCGAGCAATGGGGCGAAAAAAGCCGGAAAGTCGATTTCTTTGATGTAAAAGCCGATGTCCAGGCCATGTTTGCATTGACGGGCTGTGAAGTGCAATTCGCACCGGCAAAGCATGCGGCGTTGCATCCCGGACAGACGGCTGAAATCCTGAGCTCAGCAGGTGAAAGAATAGGCTGGCTAGGCATGCTGCATCCGACCTTGGAAAAACAGCTGGGTTTTGACACTCAAGTTTTTTTGTTTGAATTAGATCAGAACTTATTGTTAAATAAGCACATTCCGGTCTTTAAGCCGTTGTCGAAATATCCATCGGTGCGTCGTGATTTAGCCTTGATTGTCAAGGAAGAGATCTCGGCCAACGACATCATCAATGCTGTTAAAGGCTGTGCAGAACAGACCCTGCAGGACATAGTGATTTTTGATGTATACCGCGGCAAAGGCGTGGAAGAAGGATACAAAAGTGTGGCTTTAAGTTTAACCATACAAGATTATTCACAAACGCTAACGGATTCTGAAATAGATGCTATATTTAACAGAGTGTTAGACACAGTAATGAATAAAATAAGTGCAAAGCTGAGAGATTAA
- the ihfA gene encoding integration host factor subunit alpha codes for MALTKADFAERLFDELGLNKREAKEMVELFFEEIKGSLENGEQVKISGFGKFELRDKNSRPGRNPKTGEEIPITARRVVTFRSGQKLKARVEAYAGAE; via the coding sequence ATGGCATTAACTAAAGCAGATTTTGCCGAAAGGCTGTTTGACGAGCTTGGCTTAAACAAGCGTGAAGCAAAAGAAATGGTCGAATTGTTTTTTGAAGAAATTAAAGGTTCCTTGGAAAACGGTGAGCAGGTAAAAATTTCCGGTTTTGGAAAATTCGAACTCCGCGATAAAAACAGCCGTCCCGGCAGAAATCCAAAAACAGGTGAAGAGATTCCCATAACCGCTCGGCGTGTGGTAACATTCAGGTCAGGTCAAAAACTAAAAGCCCGAGTGGAAGCATATGCTGGAGCCGAGTAA
- a CDS encoding MerR family transcriptional regulator, which yields MLEPSNNNELPPIPAKRYFTIGEVSELCGVKPHVLRYWEQEFAELSPVKRRGNRRYYQRHDVLMIRQIRSLLYEQGYTIGGARAHLSSDDAKEDSTRTKQLIHQLIGELEDILELLK from the coding sequence ATGCTGGAGCCGAGTAATAACAACGAACTGCCGCCCATACCGGCAAAACGGTATTTCACTATAGGTGAAGTCAGCGAATTATGTGGTGTAAAACCTCATGTGCTCCGCTATTGGGAGCAGGAATTCGCCGAACTCAGCCCAGTCAAAAGGCGCGGCAATCGTCGCTATTACCAGCGCCATGACGTGCTGATGATTCGGCAAATCAGATCTCTTTTATACGAGCAAGGCTACACGATAGGCGGCGCCAGAGCTCATCTATCCAGTGACGACGCCAAAGAAGACTCAACCCGAACCAAGCAGTTGATTCATCAGTTGATTGGCGAACTCGAAGATATTTTGGAATTACTTAAATAG
- a CDS encoding FkbM family methyltransferase — MSNTLAYPMKQFQLPNGMRFWNAPESGRETKFIYREIFEERCYEKHGVTITDGDVVFDVGANIGMFARSLMDRFHDLQLYCFEPVPNTRSCLERNIAECPDRSSHQVTVLDVAVGAKEYQTTIDFFPSAPGNSTLYPEEKKQEFNDIADEFRIADLWKVKKGAALLALLLYPFRRWLFRRISKKFLGEAKPISCQVRTISNVIRERGVQRIDLLKVDVEGAELDALAGIEDEHWPLIRQLAVEVAPANKHQITMLLDRLRSLAFSRIVVENMLGGDDDLSLPGPCTIYAVREA, encoded by the coding sequence ATGTCCAACACTCTCGCGTATCCGATGAAGCAGTTTCAACTTCCTAACGGCATGCGTTTCTGGAACGCTCCAGAATCAGGTAGGGAAACCAAATTCATTTACAGGGAGATTTTCGAAGAACGCTGTTATGAAAAGCACGGCGTGACCATCACTGATGGCGACGTCGTGTTCGACGTGGGAGCCAATATCGGCATGTTTGCCCGCTCGTTGATGGACCGTTTCCACGATCTGCAGCTCTACTGTTTCGAGCCCGTGCCGAATACGCGGTCCTGCCTTGAGAGGAATATCGCTGAATGTCCCGATAGATCGAGTCATCAAGTTACGGTCCTGGATGTTGCTGTTGGCGCGAAGGAGTATCAGACGACGATCGACTTCTTCCCCTCCGCGCCGGGCAACTCCACGTTATATCCCGAGGAGAAAAAGCAAGAATTCAACGATATCGCCGATGAGTTCCGCATTGCTGATCTTTGGAAAGTTAAAAAAGGCGCTGCCCTCCTTGCGCTTCTGCTTTATCCGTTCCGGCGATGGCTGTTCCGTCGAATATCCAAGAAGTTTTTGGGGGAGGCAAAGCCGATATCGTGTCAGGTGCGGACGATCAGCAATGTGATCCGTGAGCGGGGCGTGCAGCGCATCGACCTGCTGAAGGTGGATGTCGAAGGCGCCGAACTGGATGCTCTTGCCGGGATCGAGGACGAGCACTGGCCATTGATCCGTCAGCTTGCTGTGGAGGTGGCGCCGGCAAACAAGCATCAAATAACCATGCTCTTGGATCGCCTGCGATCACTTGCCTTCTCGCGAATCGTTGTGGAGAACATGCTCGGAGGAGACGACGATCTCAGCTTGCCGGGGCCTTGTACAATTTATGCCGTGCGAGAAGCGTGA